DNA sequence from the bacterium genome:
ACCGCCGCGGCGGCGCTGGCGACGCTGCTCCTGTGGTGGTTCGCCGAGCCGCTGATCGCGCTGCAGTTCCCGCGCTTCGATGCCGCGACCCGCGCCACCACCGTCCATCTGACGCGCATCGTGCTGCCGGCGCAGGTGCTCTTCATCAGCGGCGGCATCATCAACGCGACCCTCTTCGCGCACGGCCGCTTCGCCGCCGCCGCGATCGCCCCGCTGCTCTACAACAGCGGCATCATCGCCGGTGGCCTCCTCCTGGCGCCGCTGCTGCCGCTGCCGGTGGAGGGCTTCGCCTGGGGCGCGCTGGCCGGCGCCTTCTGCGGGCCGTTCCTGGCGCCGCTGCTCTACGCCCGACGCCACGTCCGCCTGGCGGCGCGGGTGGCGCCGCTCGACCGCGCCTTCCTCGCCTATCTCGCCATCGCCGCGCCGCTGATGTTCGGGCAGACGCTGCTGACCGTCGACGAGTGGTACCAGCGCTGGTTCGGCGCCCTGCTCGGCGCCGGCACGGTGTCGCACCTGAGCTACGGCATCCGCCTGATGCAGGTGCCGGTGGCGGTGGTGGGCCAGGCGATCGCCGCCGCGGCGCTGCCGACCCTGTCGCGCCTCTATGCCGAAGGCCGGCGCGAGGAGCTCAACGCCACCGTGCTGCGCACCCTGCAGGCCGGGCTCGGCCTCGCGGTGGTCGCCGCCGGCGGCGCCTTCGCGCTCGCCCACCCGCTGGTGCGGCTGGTCTACCAGCGCGGCGCCTTCACCGCCGCCGATACCGCGGCCGTGGTCGGCATCCTCTCCCTGCTCTGCTGCGCCGTGCCCGCCTGGATCGCGCAGCAGATCATCGCCCGCGCCTTCTACGCCCGCGCCGACACCTGGCGGCCGATGCTGCTCGGCACGGCGGTCGCGCTCGCCGCCATCCCCCTCTACCTCCACCTCGGCCGCACCTACGGGGTGCGCGGGCTGGCG
Encoded proteins:
- the murJ gene encoding murein biosynthesis integral membrane protein MurJ produces the protein MDAAQAERPQASRIGAAAVLLASSVLLSRIFGYARESLLAYRAGAGPTTDAYYAAFQIPDLLNYLLAGGALSIAFLPLYTRHLAADDRAGAERLLATVLGTLTAAAALATLLLWWFAEPLIALQFPRFDAATRATTVHLTRIVLPAQVLFISGGIINATLFAHGRFAAAAIAPLLYNSGIIAGGLLLAPLLPLPVEGFAWGALAGAFCGPFLAPLLYARRHVRLAARVAPLDRAFLAYLAIAAPLMFGQTLLTVDEWYQRWFGALLGAGTVSHLSYGIRLMQVPVAVVGQAIAAAALPTLSRLYAEGRREELNATVLRTLQAGLGLAVVAAGGAFALAHPLVRLVYQRGAFTAADTAAVVGILSLLCCAVPAWIAQQIIARAFYARADTWRPMLLGTAVALAAIPLYLHLGRTYGVRGLALAPGIGMSVNALATIAWARRLHGAPSLAALLATAARAALVALPAAALIRWSLPATNATAVAALGSFAAGGAAYAALVGAGTWLFGDQALRDALARVASRLAPRRR